The nucleotide window AAAGCACCTTTTGGCATTCACTTTTCCGTCTGGAGACTCCATACATGAAGAGATCTCAGTATTTACGATTTTTGCTTCAGAGTTGATATATCACAATGTACCATTAAAAGTGGGGGATCTAGAGACCAGAAGAATTACCGATGATAGTTCTCGTAAACAGCTCTTTCAGCAGTTTCTTCGGCATCAATTAGATAGTTATCGGTCTAATAAGCTGTCTTTAAAGGATATTGAATATAGAGATCTGGAAGATAAAATACTGTGGTACCAACTTGATGACTTCCAGCTTTCAGCATCTGGTACTAGACTTGAATGGTTGCATTTGTTTGGGACATCTAAATTCCTTATTTCATACTACCGGCTTCTTGCTAATAGTTCTCCAAGTAGAAGTGATATGCGGGAAATAAAAAGGAGAAAAATTGCAGATTCATTTGAGAACATTTTATTAGACTCGTCTAATATCGCTGCCTTCGTTACTAACTGTATCAGTAGCGATAATGGCCATATTCAGCTAACAGGCCTTCAACTAGCTGCGGTCGTCACTGCTTTGCACGATTTTCCATACCATGAGTTGCTCGAGTTAAAGGAAACAATAATTAATAATTTTAGTAAAATCAGCATTATAGGATGGTGTTGCCTTGCTATGATTCCGATGCTTTCTCAAAAGGATGTCAGTTTTAGCATTGATGAGGTTTTGACCCTTATCAAGTTGGCCTTACCATTGATCAAATCGGTAGACACATGTTCAGTTGGATGTATTCTTTTGGCAAGGCTATTAAAATACGAGGATAGAAAATTTACAAACAAAGCTTTGCTGCAGCAGATACATGATGTTTACGAACTATCAACCTTAATTGGGCCTAATGTAATGTCCAATGAATCCTATCTATTTTGGCAATATATCTATTACTATGGTATCAGTTTCAAAGGTCGTACTGGTAACTCTGGTGTAGATTGCATAATCTCATGGATAGTGTCCAAATGGGACCAACTGTCCCCAGCAAACAGTTCTCAAGACTCGTTTCCAGAATTCATTAGCTGGTTAGCTGGTTGCCCTCCCAGTGAATATTCTCTTAGACCAAAGCAATTCCCATCAGTTTCAAAATATTACTTTGAATGGAATTATTTCGCTTGCGAAAGGCAGTATTTGCTAAATGTATTGCCTCTTGCAAAGGTCGGTAGGAGCTCATCCAGAAGTATTCCATTGGCTAAAGTTACCGATGGTCAACTCTCAGATGTTTTCTACAAAATTCAGCATCAAATAGAAAATTCTTCAGATGTTGGCGACAAATATGGTTGGATTTGTTTTGCTGTATTaattattgaaaatattaaaGGTTCAAGTCACCTCGCTGAGCATCTAAAGGACTTCAAAAGCACAATTGCAGTGGCAGTATCGAGTTTAGACATACAGAATATGAAGGATCTCTCATGTGTTATAAATATGACATATGAGTTTACAACTTGCCCAGCAATAAAATTTGCGCTGAATAACTTTgatatctacaaattatTGAACTTATACACTGAACTTCAACCGCAGGAATTCCTAGTAGGTTCAATTAATGATGACTTTCTAAACTCCAAGAAAGCGAATAGAATGGTTTATCCCAGTAATCATTTGCATGGGTTTAATGACACATTTCAGATATGTCAAGTGGTGAAATTCATTATTACTGTAATTGATCCTCATGCAGATGGCGCTTATTTTAATGAAGTTATAGATTTTTATGAAATGGTAATGAGAAGATCATCAATCGACACGGTATTTCAGTCGTCATTAACTCTTATTTCCTACTTGAAAATAGTCAACCGTTCAAATATTCAGTCAGCCAAGCTAATCTCGCTGACCGAATTTATAGGGTCTACATTTCTTAATGCTGATTTTAATACATCCACTATATCAATGACTTATTTGGCTCTGTATTTAGAATCAATATCTGATATTTGGACAGATAAAAACAAGGAATCATCTTTAAATGCAGATTGTAATGATATCCTAGATTGGTTATATTCCAGGCTTCAGGATGTTTCCTTTAGCGGTTGTGAAGCAATACTAGCCATTACTAATTTAACTCTTCAACTGTTAAAAGGAAATCATTCTAAAGGTGTACTCAATTGCGGAAAGCAGGATCTATTTCATATTCTAACGACTTGTTTGGGTAAAATTCCCCTGTTTTATTTAGGTAAAGTGGTGGAAAAGCTTAAGACGTACATTATTAAGCTTGGGTTGCGAAATCAAAACATCATATTTACAGAGATCATGGGTCTTTTTGATACACCACAGGAAAATGGAGAAACAGCTGCATTTTATTCTCTGGTATTAGCCAATTTGGGCTCAATTTCCCATATGCATTTGTCTAATGCTATCACTCATCTACTTCCTCATCTTGTTTATGACGTTGTTAATCACTACGCCGATTCTTTTATGGAGATAGTAATAAGAGCTCACAAGTTAAACAACTCCCAAGAATTATTTCATGTTTGTCGGTTCGATATTCTTAATAATTGGTGCATAAATTCTGCTGGACAGAATGGATTTATGACTAATATATGGAATTTTGGATTATTCAAGTTCAAAGATATGGAATATTTTGTCAGTTTGTATAGGGATGAGCTCATGGCCTTCTACTTTTCAAAGATATCGCCTTATAACTACCTGCGAACTTTGCTGGGGTTTTCAGATGGTAAGGTGCCGCCTTTACTTGAGCGTTCTCTAAGATACGCCATCCCACTCGCGTATATGGAAGGCGGGATTGGTGACTCTATATTTGATATATGTGCTGATCAGTGGTCACAAAGTAAGACCATTAACATAATAAGGTCtcaaaatattttaatttttgaTGAACTTCTACAATTTTGTGATACTTGTGAGTTTGAGAATGTCTTAAAGTCTTTAAAAAAGGTATTTCCAAATTCCAGAGCGCTTTATAAAATGGAAAATTATTATCCTAAGCTTCGACCAAGATTTCAACCTCATTGTTCAATAACAAGCATTTTAAGAGTAGCTAAGACAAGGTTGTCTATGGATAATTATAGTAAACACGAATTGAGGTTTTTATTGACCAAAAATCTTCTTAATTTGCAAAACTCGACCATATTAGATGATACTTGTCACATACTAAGAAAAATTACAATAATATTAGTGCTATTTGAATCCGAACTAAGCCATTGCCCTCATGTAAATGAAGTGTTGACTGTTATAACAGACTATTTAGATGCGGAATGCTTCTCAGATGAAATATTTCTAATTATTGGATCATTTATCGACTATTCACCCGAAATAGAATCCATTGAGCATATTTTGGTTGCTGTATTTGCAAAGCTCTTGTCTCAACCAAATATCCGTGAAGGTTTAGGATATTCGAATTTTATGGACGATATTAAAACCATACTATCGGTATATTCTGAAAAAATGATGTACAGTAAATGGTGGAGTATTTGCATTGAAATTTTAACCAATTCTGGGGGAAATATAAATCTAGATCTTTATCTGGATGACTCTCTTTTGGATACGAAGGATTTTAAAATTCGGAACATCAAACTATTTTCTGAAATATTATCGTTTCTGCCTGACTTCCGTTGTTTTCCTAATGATTTTAAAACTAAAGAGACGGTTGTGAAGAACTTAATAAAAAATGCGTCAATTGATAACTCATTGAGTGCCAACTTCTTACTGTGGAAAGGTCATTATATCGGTTGTTGTCAACAAAATGATTACATAAGTTTAGGACGCTATTCTAGTGACAGTGCTACTGAGATTTGTACCGCCACATACATAAAATGTTACGGAACTATTGATAACATTTTTACTGTGATAATGAACTTGCAGTCTTCTGGAAATCCGATGCAAAAATATGTGACAGAATGTATTTTATCGACATTTCTCTATAATAAAGACAGTTTGGTAAATTTCCTCACAGACCCATCGCCAATCTATAAAAACCTATCATCAGAATTCTTACCATTGACTCCATTTGCTTTTTCGCTGCTTTTTGATATACCTATTCCTAAGCACAATTTAAACTCACTGACTATAATGGTATTTTCGTCTGCAGTTCACAGTTATGTTTCTTGGATATCTGAAATTTGTGTCTTGTTACTCAATCTTCTAGACATTTATTTGCCAGGATTGAAGATTGTCGGAGTTTTGATCGAACAGATCCCAACTTCTGCAGAACAGCTTATTACACACTTAGTTTTATTGATAATGTATTGTGATCCAAAGGTTGGAACTGAGCTACTAAGTCACTTCCTTTTAAACATTAACTTGCTGAATAATAAGCTAGACTCAGAATTGAAGATAAAGTGTATTCTGCGTCTGTTTCTTCTGGTGAGATCTTTCCATAGAATGGGCTATAAAGAATTTCAAAACATTTACTCTACTCTCAACCTTTGTGATATTTACAAGATTGCAACTACTGTTGGTGAATATAAGACAGCCGTGTTAATCTTTGAGGAATTTCACATTTCAAGTTCGAATCAGCTTGACTTGGATACGATGAAGCAAATCTATACTCAATTGAACGATATAGATTTCATTTATGGAATTCCTACTATGGTCTCTTTGTCTTCGGCGATAAATTTAATGCATCAGACAAGTGCGCCTGCATGGAGAGTATTTGCATTTAATAATGCTATTTTTGATTTAGAATACAAAAAAGGCAATATATCAAACGAAAATCTGACTGAGTTAATACATTCTGCATCATCAAATGGGTTTAATGGACTGGCGTATGCACTTCAAGGCAATGCATCTACAGATGTTTCAAAAGATGCATATTCCTGGTGTATTAATTTGAATAAATGGGATCTACAATTACCGGCAGGTCATGATTGTAGAGAAAAGTCGGTGTATTCTGTTTTAAAACAGGTTGCTCAAAACCGTACCTCTTTGCAAGAAACTTTCAATAAATCTATCTTGGATATTGTAGGTAAAACTACCTCTTCTGGGAATATAGATGACTACATAAAGTCACTATCTGATGTCATAACGTTGCACAGGATTTATACAAATAATGAGGATGATCTAATTGGTCTTATACATGCGCGTGACCGGAGGATGTTGCAACAGGCCGAATTTAGTGACTGCTCATTAGACATTAAGATGAGGCAGGTATTCTTGGTGCAGTTGATCTCGAAATATGATAAAGCACTTATCGATAGACGGCAAGTTTATCTTCAATTCCAAAATATATGTGAGCTTGCACATTTAAGTGAACTTGCACGTAAGGCTTCAGATTTCCAAGAATCTTTAACGGCCGTATTAGCTTTGGAGAATCATGTGGAAAGTCTACCAGAATTTTCCGACTTTAGAAATTATGATCTATTGAAGACGTTGGCTAAAAGACTATCTCGTCTTCAAGCGGCCAAAGTTCTTTGGTTCCAAAATGAAAATTCAATATCAACTCTAATGTTAAAGGATCTATTGCAGGTACCAATAAACTCTGCATCTCTTTCCCGCATTCCTTTCCGCCAATTGCGGGTTTCGGACTTGGATATTAAGGCCCAACTAGTGGAATGGATGTCATGCTCCAGGCAAGAGGTTCCGGAGCGAATATTAGACGCTTATATTACAGATTCTAATGATGAATTAAAGAAACTTGAAGATAGAGGAAAACAATGTAGTATTGTGCATATGTTTGGAGAATTCTGTTGTACTCAAGCCAAGCAATATAGTTCTAGTGATGAAATGCAGATATTAGCAAAAAGGCTTAATAAGAACAAGGATGGTCTTAGCTCATTGAGTCAGATCTATCATAACAAAAAGCTTCCAGAACGTGAAAGGAAAGAAGCAAAGAGACACTATGCTCGGTTAATAACAAGAGATGAGCAAGAAAGTGAAACTTATGAACGTCTCAAAGCTCAAAAAGAACTATTTGTTACAAACGCTTTACATTTTTATGCGCAGACATTGCAACTTGGTGATGAGTATGATGGCGAGGTGGTGGATAAATTTTGCGGTCTATGGTTCGAATATGCTAATGATAACTCAGTCAATGAGAAAATCGCAAGCGATATCTCTCTTATCCCCTCTTATAAACTTTTGCCATGGATCAACCAAATGGCTTCCAAACTAGCAAATGAGAAGCTGCTTTTTCAAGATACCTTGCAAACCACCATGGCAAGGATTCTATACAAGCTTCCTTACGAATCTTTATACGCGTTGATTGGAGTGACTTTAGAAACTGGTCATGATAGTTCAAGAGATCCTGTTACTGCGTCCCGGATATCTGCAGCGGAAAGGGTACTAACATTAGCTGGTAAATTGGATGAAGGTAAGTTCTATTCGGACTATATCCACCCAATTAAAGAATTTTGCCAAATGAGCTTAAAGTTGGCGCATCATGAATTTGCAAAGAATACAAGAATGTTACATTTGGAGAACCTCAAAGCTGGCAGCTACTGGTTGCATACTTTGATATTAAGAAAACTGCCATTGCCAACAGTTCAGGTTAATATATCTTCGAGCCTCGATGGAAGAAAATCAAGACCATATATAACGAAAGTTGAATCCCGCGTCAACATTTCCAGTTCTGGCCTATCTATGCCGAAAATCGTGTCTCTAATCATGAGTGATGGA belongs to Eremothecium sinecaudum strain ATCC 58844 chromosome IV, complete sequence and includes:
- the TEL1 gene encoding DNA-binding protein kinase TEL1 (Syntenic homolog of Ashbya gossypii AGL287W; Syntenic homolog of Saccharomyces cerevisiae YBL088C (TEL1)) — encoded protein: MESNVRAILDLLSSTKVKERSQAFDELTAIIKENPTSLSNKAISEVIHVLIGSLHNERTKYEQLCSKHHEQSSKLSAVETRLNAVACLLRLLIENTCHRVKRKQIKTILDEIPILLVHTGTKKLIQPVSQPLTAVLRLVCESDPFVLKFEVDQWKLLTRNISGYIIQHLDLLPNDKAITNLTEALVALIQIDTIGFKDMCAETVKVPLKYFDVVDKETTKTRYMLQLCNLLIQKGHLVQFRAVSYLIERVIKHLLAFTFPSGDSIHEEISVFTIFASELIYHNVPLKVGDLETRRITDDSSRKQLFQQFLRHQLDSYRSNKLSLKDIEYRDLEDKILWYQLDDFQLSASGTRLEWLHLFGTSKFLISYYRLLANSSPSRSDMREIKRRKIADSFENILLDSSNIAAFVTNCISSDNGHIQLTGLQLAAVVTALHDFPYHELLELKETIINNFSKISIIGWCCLAMIPMLSQKDVSFSIDEVLTLIKLALPLIKSVDTCSVGCILLARLLKYEDRKFTNKALLQQIHDVYELSTLIGPNVMSNESYLFWQYIYYYGISFKGRTGNSGVDCIISWIVSKWDQLSPANSSQDSFPEFISWLAGCPPSEYSLRPKQFPSVSKYYFEWNYFACERQYLLNVLPLAKVGRSSSRSIPLAKVTDGQLSDVFYKIQHQIENSSDVGDKYGWICFAVLIIENIKGSSHLAEHLKDFKSTIAVAVSSLDIQNMKDLSCVINMTYEFTTCPAIKFALNNFDIYKLLNLYTELQPQEFLVGSINDDFLNSKKANRMVYPSNHLHGFNDTFQICQVVKFIITVIDPHADGAYFNEVIDFYEMVMRRSSIDTVFQSSLTLISYLKIVNRSNIQSAKLISLTEFIGSTFLNADFNTSTISMTYLALYLESISDIWTDKNKESSLNADCNDILDWLYSRLQDVSFSGCEAILAITNLTLQLLKGNHSKGVLNCGKQDLFHILTTCLGKIPLFYLGKVVEKLKTYIIKLGLRNQNIIFTEIMGLFDTPQENGETAAFYSLVLANLGSISHMHLSNAITHLLPHLVYDVVNHYADSFMEIVIRAHKLNNSQELFHVCRFDILNNWCINSAGQNGFMTNIWNFGLFKFKDMEYFVSLYRDELMAFYFSKISPYNYLRTLLGFSDGKVPPLLERSLRYAIPLAYMEGGIGDSIFDICADQWSQSKTINIIRSQNILIFDELLQFCDTCEFENVLKSLKKVFPNSRALYKMENYYPKLRPRFQPHCSITSILRVAKTRLSMDNYSKHELRFLLTKNLLNLQNSTILDDTCHILRKITIILVLFESELSHCPHVNEVLTVITDYLDAECFSDEIFLIIGSFIDYSPEIESIEHILVAVFAKLLSQPNIREGLGYSNFMDDIKTILSVYSEKMMYSKWWSICIEILTNSGGNINLDLYLDDSLLDTKDFKIRNIKLFSEILSFLPDFRCFPNDFKTKETVVKNLIKNASIDNSLSANFLLWKGHYIGCCQQNDYISLGRYSSDSATEICTATYIKCYGTIDNIFTVIMNLQSSGNPMQKYVTECILSTFLYNKDSLVNFLTDPSPIYKNLSSEFLPLTPFAFSLLFDIPIPKHNLNSLTIMVFSSAVHSYVSWISEICVLLLNLLDIYLPGLKIVGVLIEQIPTSAEQLITHLVLLIMYCDPKVGTELLSHFLLNINLLNNKLDSELKIKCILRLFLLVRSFHRMGYKEFQNIYSTLNLCDIYKIATTVGEYKTAVLIFEEFHISSSNQLDLDTMKQIYTQLNDIDFIYGIPTMVSLSSAINLMHQTSAPAWRVFAFNNAIFDLEYKKGNISNENLTELIHSASSNGFNGLAYALQGNASTDVSKDAYSWCINLNKWDLQLPAGHDCREKSVYSVLKQVAQNRTSLQETFNKSILDIVGKTTSSGNIDDYIKSLSDVITLHRIYTNNEDDLIGLIHARDRRMLQQAEFSDCSLDIKMRQVFLVQLISKYDKALIDRRQVYLQFQNICELAHLSELARKASDFQESLTAVLALENHVESLPEFSDFRNYDLLKTLAKRLSRLQAAKVLWFQNENSISTLMLKDLLQVPINSASLSRIPFRQLRVSDLDIKAQLVEWMSCSRQEVPERILDAYITDSNDELKKLEDRGKQCSIVHMFGEFCCTQAKQYSSSDEMQILAKRLNKNKDGLSSLSQIYHNKKLPERERKEAKRHYARLITRDEQESETYERLKAQKELFVTNALHFYAQTLQLGDEYDGEVVDKFCGLWFEYANDNSVNEKIASDISLIPSYKLLPWINQMASKLANEKLLFQDTLQTTMARILYKLPYESLYALIGVTLETGHDSSRDPVTASRISAAERVLTLAGKLDEGKFYSDYIHPIKEFCQMSLKLAHHEFAKNTRMLHLENLKAGSYWLHTLILRKLPLPTVQVNISSSLDGRKSRPYITKVESRVNISSSGLSMPKIVSLIMSDGKKYKILLKAGDDDLRQDAIMEQVFKQVNKLLLSNRNTRKCKLRVRTYEVIPLGPRAGIIEFAQNSRSLHEVLTELHKYDKLSFDQARKAMKAVQGKTKHERLSVYLKITESIKPKLSNFFFNNFLNPEEWLIAKTTYTKGVVTTSIVGYILGLGDRHLNNILLDKFTGEPIHIDLGVAFDQGKLLPIPELVPFRLTRDIIDGFGVTGVEGVFRKNCERVYGVLRQEHERMMSVLNILKWDPLYSWRMTPLRKRRLQNYASGEDSAANSLALNFSYDNENDESIRALKGVHDKLKGNNLSVEATVRELIQHATDVNNLAIIFMGWSPFY